From Streptomyces sp. NBC_01754, a single genomic window includes:
- a CDS encoding ABC transporter substrate-binding protein yields the protein METEQSGTTGFDAAVDGVVAPTDTLGGTLRLVRTDDFDSLDPGNTYYAYTWNFLRLIGRTLVTFDAAPGKAGQRLVPDLAESLGEASDGGRTWTYRLRPGLRYEDGTPVVSADVKYAIARSNYGTDVLGVGPTYFRHLLGTDYGGPWREPDVDGPITVETPDDRTLVLRLAEPFAGMDLLATMPSTTPVPRARDTGIGYRLGPVATGPYRVASYERGRLVTLERNPHWDPATDPVRRRRAERIEVHLGKDPHEVDLMLLSGEAHIDLAGFGVQPAAQERILADPGLRAHADNPLTGFTWIYCLSSRVAPFDNVHCRRAVQFATDKLAMQEAYGGPVGGDIATTILPPTIDGYQPFDRYPVGETGTGDLEAARAELALAGMPDGFRTKIAARKDRLKEYRAAEALSAGLARVGIEAEVLDFPSGDYFDRYGGSPEYLHEHGIGIIMFGWGADFPDGYGFFQQIVDGRAIKERGNQNMGELDDPEINALLDRGAVSDDPAERAAIWHRIDRLTMDHAVIVPYLYPRSLLYRHPDARNVFVTGSFGMYDYVALGAR from the coding sequence ATGGAGACCGAACAGTCGGGCACCACCGGCTTCGACGCCGCAGTCGACGGCGTGGTCGCCCCGACCGACACGCTGGGCGGAACCCTCCGCCTGGTGCGGACCGACGACTTCGACTCACTCGACCCCGGCAACACGTACTACGCCTACACCTGGAACTTCCTGCGCCTCATCGGCCGGACTCTGGTCACCTTCGACGCCGCGCCCGGCAAGGCCGGCCAGCGGCTGGTCCCCGACCTGGCCGAGTCTCTCGGTGAGGCCTCGGACGGCGGACGGACCTGGACCTACCGGCTCCGGCCAGGCCTGCGCTACGAGGACGGAACCCCCGTGGTCTCGGCGGACGTCAAGTACGCGATCGCCAGGAGCAACTACGGTACGGACGTGCTGGGCGTCGGCCCCACCTACTTCCGCCATCTGCTGGGCACCGACTACGGCGGCCCCTGGCGCGAGCCGGACGTGGACGGCCCGATCACCGTGGAGACCCCTGACGACCGCACCCTGGTCCTGAGGCTGGCCGAGCCCTTCGCCGGCATGGACCTGCTGGCCACCATGCCCAGCACCACCCCGGTCCCCCGGGCCCGCGACACCGGCATCGGCTACCGGCTCGGCCCCGTGGCGACCGGTCCGTACCGTGTCGCCTCCTACGAGCGCGGCAGGCTGGTGACCCTGGAGCGCAACCCGCACTGGGACCCGGCGACCGACCCCGTACGCCGCCGGCGGGCCGAGCGCATCGAGGTCCACCTCGGCAAGGACCCGCACGAGGTGGACCTGATGCTGCTCTCCGGCGAGGCGCACATCGACCTCGCCGGATTCGGGGTGCAGCCCGCCGCCCAGGAACGCATCCTGGCCGACCCCGGTCTGCGGGCCCACGCCGACAACCCGCTGACCGGCTTCACCTGGATCTACTGCCTGTCCAGCCGCGTCGCCCCGTTCGACAACGTGCACTGCCGGCGCGCGGTGCAGTTCGCCACGGACAAGCTGGCCATGCAGGAGGCGTATGGCGGCCCCGTCGGCGGTGACATCGCCACCACGATCCTTCCGCCGACCATCGACGGCTACCAGCCGTTCGACCGCTACCCGGTCGGCGAGACCGGCACAGGGGATCTGGAGGCGGCCCGTGCCGAACTGGCCCTGGCCGGCATGCCGGACGGGTTCCGCACGAAGATCGCGGCTCGCAAGGACCGCCTCAAGGAGTACCGTGCGGCCGAGGCGCTCTCCGCCGGGCTGGCCCGTGTGGGCATCGAGGCCGAAGTCCTGGACTTCCCGTCCGGGGACTACTTCGACCGCTACGGCGGCAGCCCCGAGTACCTGCACGAGCACGGCATCGGGATCATCATGTTCGGGTGGGGCGCCGACTTCCCCGACGGATACGGCTTCTTCCAGCAGATAGTCGACGGGCGCGCGATCAAGGAGCGCGGCAACCAGAACATGGGCGAGCTGGACGACCCGGAGATCAACGCCCTTCTCGACCGGGGAGCCGTCAGCGACGACCCGGCCGAACGCGCCGCCATCTGGCACCGCATCGACCGGCTGACCATGGATCACGCCGTGATCGTGCCCTACCTCTACCCGCGCTCGCTGCTCTACCGCCACCCGGACGCGCGCAACGTGTTCGTCACGGGGTCGTTCGGGATGTACGACTACGTGGCGCTGGGCGCCCGCTGA
- a CDS encoding transporter, translated as MRRVSRRGDIGAALLLLVLDAVLLAVLLFGVLISGGLTGSPDRAAAGREASRGALVCLAVLLVSGGIATAVRAWTTAAVQVIVLGGAAILAWRAFGA; from the coding sequence ATGAGACGGGTCTCCCGGCGCGGTGACATCGGGGCGGCCCTGCTGCTCCTGGTGCTGGACGCGGTCCTGCTGGCGGTTCTGCTCTTCGGGGTGCTGATCTCCGGGGGGCTGACGGGCAGTCCGGACCGGGCCGCGGCCGGCCGTGAGGCGTCCCGGGGCGCGCTGGTCTGCCTGGCCGTCCTGCTGGTCTCCGGCGGTATCGCTACCGCCGTGCGGGCTTGGACCACCGCCGCTGTGCAGGTCATCGTGCTGGGAGGTGCCGCGATCCTCGCCTGGCGGGCGTTCGGCGCGTGA
- a CDS encoding AfsR/SARP family transcriptional regulator: MLFQNVPVPLAGQRQLRVLTALALVSGRAVCTPELIGHLWGERPPRTAPGQLQTSVWMIRRSLATAGAPQETVLSTASGYQLDSAHCEIDSDIFRRNVATAKNLIRAGLKEEALELLKDALALWRGPALATISSSVLQTRAARLEEERVAALQQRIGLEISLGQYEEAIGELTDLIALHPLREEPYEHLMQALYLSGRQADALAVFRRARNTLTDELGIDPGPRLTTLERAILRQDADMLSAVPGMARN; encoded by the coding sequence ATGCTTTTTCAGAACGTCCCGGTACCCCTCGCAGGACAACGGCAGCTCCGGGTCCTCACCGCCCTCGCACTTGTCTCGGGCAGAGCCGTCTGTACCCCCGAACTCATCGGCCACCTCTGGGGCGAGCGTCCGCCCCGGACCGCCCCCGGCCAGTTGCAGACCAGCGTGTGGATGATCCGCCGCTCACTGGCCACGGCCGGCGCACCGCAGGAAACCGTCCTGTCGACGGCCTCCGGTTACCAGCTGGACTCAGCTCACTGTGAGATCGACAGCGACATCTTCCGGCGCAACGTCGCGACGGCCAAGAACCTCATACGTGCCGGCCTCAAGGAGGAGGCGCTGGAGCTGCTCAAGGACGCGCTCGCCCTCTGGCGGGGCCCCGCTCTGGCCACGATTTCGAGCAGTGTGCTGCAGACACGCGCCGCCCGGCTGGAAGAAGAGCGCGTCGCCGCACTGCAACAGCGTATCGGCCTGGAGATATCGCTGGGCCAGTACGAGGAGGCCATCGGAGAACTCACCGACCTCATAGCCCTTCACCCCCTCCGGGAAGAGCCGTACGAGCATTTGATGCAGGCGCTGTACCTCTCAGGCAGGCAGGCCGACGCGCTCGCCGTGTTCCGCAGGGCCCGCAACACGCTGACCGACGAGCTGGGGATCGACCCCGGCCCCAGGCTGACCACGCTGGAGAGGGCGATCCTCCGCCAGGACGCCGACATGCTCTCGGCCGTGCCGGGCATGGCCCGGAACTGA
- a CDS encoding golvesin C-terminal-like domain-containing protein, with translation MAKTPTPPQGAAQGWSQEDQADAAEPGPAELPEAVPADDRAELLGSGYRTSDDLAWSTSGDATGFHVMVAAAEDGYRWRTAATLSEPGFDTDTWIGNACVTASGERAAVTYAPRTFTNKPELMTRGAFTAVVDLKTGAVTKLPVQSSLGYFSPGCGTAEKAVFSQFSDDESKRNETRLIGVDTASGKAAKPLELPGQVTSAVPLADGYAAAQGARLVRVTASGDVRVAARTTAVPFQLTAAGDGSVVYIDRPGTTAKAGKTGAVTEQAEVRRAPAGLFGTAAKATGTTQRLATGALTGFDLARSARTGTVYVTGEAKAAGALPASVRMTAGVAKDAVMSTRGEAAVTTAWADGKDSRISPQEAASARTARNGMKLLNTGRSVTLDARPGTTIGSTAETAAGFATSPALIRGTAEASPKLAAASPTNPVEDERYCSVPRGDVRKQAFQPTPRQVEWAVDQAVVGKLDAHVSRPANWKNTGMPAYQPQSLFPLKTMVGDPDGTPDAADGYHIPAQVMLGVTAQESNMWQATRFAVPGVTANTLIGNYYGISHGSDGEAPDPWAVNWGAADCGYGIVQVTDGMRKAGHEKPGETALSVQKQEAVALDYTANIAAGVNILVDKWNQTQSAGMTVNDGGPEYIENWFFALWAYNSGFYPQSSAGSHGGHWGVGYTNNPANALWKANRTPFLENSGGGDDYSHAAHPQDWPYQEKVIGWAARPISAMFAPGDFQPGYRAAWWTDPLFRTSAKPPVGTFCDSTNNCDPSKIVEGDTDTNGACQLDNPADEFFLHCWWNKKAAWKNCESAATCGFALHRFDATYPEQPDGNAYPPRCSSGLPAGTYVIDDVASDVTPAGSSGRSCGATTSPGTFGFTFTADGANYPGKIDTHQIGAGYGNHFWFSHTRNQSTSEGARMRTTGTWTLTNGMTGWARVWVHIPDHGAHTRQASYTISGTNSTSPVRVHPQRVGENKWVSLGVFQFTSTPKVSLSTHAADGNGSEDVAWDAAGFQPLSGKPRDMVVAMGDSYSSGEGASAAGGVDYYRETNYRDPNNPSTRNACHRSTEAWSRQATIPGRSASVGSLDDNRSAAMDYHLIACSGARTYNIASVGENGELPQLSKGYLDQNTTLVTISVGGNDARFAYIIQKCIFGGIGWPTLCQNQKFEDADSHVDDAAYQGLDIGVAAERLAKERVRPAITDALEKIQAKAPNAKIVLMGYPPLLEGAGQCIPGIGTEEAPWLNSMASTLATEMQGAVDDAKAAGVKAWFSDPAQDFAGKAVCGDPEQVHGIVLDLVESDEPQIDWPILELGTSAQSFHPKVGGARLYADSLERTMQGMGL, from the coding sequence ATGGCCAAAACCCCCACACCACCTCAGGGAGCGGCCCAAGGGTGGTCCCAGGAGGACCAGGCGGACGCCGCCGAGCCCGGTCCCGCCGAGCTCCCGGAGGCCGTACCCGCAGACGACCGCGCGGAACTGCTCGGCTCCGGTTACCGCACCTCCGACGACCTGGCCTGGAGCACCTCGGGTGACGCCACCGGCTTCCATGTCATGGTCGCCGCCGCCGAGGACGGTTACCGGTGGCGGACCGCGGCGACCCTGTCCGAGCCCGGTTTCGACACCGACACCTGGATCGGCAACGCCTGCGTCACGGCATCCGGCGAGCGCGCCGCCGTGACGTACGCGCCCCGCACCTTCACCAACAAGCCCGAGCTGATGACCCGCGGCGCCTTCACCGCCGTCGTCGACCTGAAGACCGGGGCGGTCACCAAGCTCCCCGTCCAGTCCAGCCTCGGTTACTTCTCGCCGGGCTGCGGCACCGCGGAGAAGGCCGTCTTCTCGCAGTTCTCCGACGACGAGTCGAAGCGGAACGAGACCCGTCTCATCGGCGTGGACACCGCGAGCGGCAAGGCGGCGAAGCCGCTGGAGCTGCCCGGTCAGGTGACCTCCGCCGTTCCCCTCGCCGACGGCTACGCCGCCGCGCAGGGCGCCCGTCTGGTCCGGGTAACCGCCTCCGGCGACGTACGCGTGGCCGCCCGTACCACCGCGGTCCCCTTCCAGCTCACGGCCGCCGGGGACGGCTCCGTCGTCTACATCGACCGGCCCGGCACCACCGCCAAGGCAGGGAAGACCGGGGCCGTCACCGAGCAGGCCGAGGTCCGGCGCGCCCCCGCAGGGCTGTTCGGCACCGCCGCCAAGGCCACCGGTACCACCCAGCGTCTGGCCACCGGCGCACTCACCGGCTTCGACCTGGCCCGCTCCGCCCGCACCGGCACGGTGTACGTCACCGGCGAGGCCAAGGCCGCCGGCGCCCTGCCGGCGTCCGTGCGTATGACCGCCGGGGTGGCCAAGGACGCGGTCATGTCCACCCGGGGCGAAGCAGCCGTCACCACCGCGTGGGCCGACGGCAAGGACTCCCGGATCTCCCCGCAGGAAGCCGCTTCGGCACGGACGGCCCGGAACGGGATGAAGCTCCTGAACACCGGACGCAGCGTCACCCTGGACGCCCGGCCCGGTACGACGATCGGCTCGACCGCCGAGACCGCGGCGGGGTTCGCCACCTCGCCGGCACTCATCCGCGGCACCGCCGAGGCGTCCCCGAAGCTCGCCGCCGCCTCGCCGACCAACCCCGTGGAGGACGAGCGCTACTGCTCGGTTCCACGCGGAGACGTCCGCAAGCAGGCATTCCAGCCCACCCCCCGTCAGGTCGAGTGGGCCGTGGACCAGGCCGTGGTCGGGAAGCTCGACGCGCACGTCTCCCGCCCCGCCAACTGGAAGAACACCGGGATGCCAGCCTATCAGCCGCAGTCCCTCTTCCCCCTCAAGACCATGGTGGGCGACCCCGACGGAACACCTGACGCGGCCGACGGCTACCACATCCCCGCACAGGTGATGCTGGGTGTCACCGCCCAGGAATCCAACATGTGGCAGGCCACGCGCTTCGCCGTGCCCGGTGTCACCGCGAACACCCTGATCGGCAACTACTACGGCATCAGCCACGGTTCCGACGGGGAGGCACCGGATCCGTGGGCCGTCAACTGGGGTGCGGCCGACTGCGGTTACGGCATCGTCCAGGTGACCGACGGCATGCGCAAGGCCGGACACGAGAAGCCCGGCGAGACCGCGCTGTCCGTACAGAAGCAGGAGGCCGTCGCCCTCGACTACACCGCCAACATCGCCGCGGGCGTCAACATCCTCGTGGACAAGTGGAACCAGACGCAAAGCGCCGGGATGACCGTCAACGACGGCGGACCGGAGTACATCGAGAACTGGTTCTTCGCGCTCTGGGCGTACAACTCCGGCTTCTACCCGCAGTCCAGCGCCGGCTCGCACGGCGGCCACTGGGGCGTCGGCTACACCAACAACCCGGCCAACGCCCTGTGGAAGGCCAACCGCACCCCGTTCCTGGAGAACTCCGGGGGCGGGGACGACTACTCCCACGCCGCCCACCCGCAGGACTGGCCCTACCAGGAGAAGGTGATCGGCTGGGCCGCCCGCCCGATCTCCGCGATGTTCGCCCCGGGTGACTTCCAGCCCGGCTACCGTGCCGCCTGGTGGACGGACCCGCTCTTCCGCACCTCGGCCAAGCCTCCGGTGGGGACGTTCTGCGACTCGACCAACAACTGCGACCCCAGCAAGATCGTGGAGGGCGACACCGACACGAACGGGGCGTGCCAGCTCGACAACCCGGCGGACGAGTTCTTCCTGCACTGCTGGTGGAACAAGAAGGCGGCCTGGAAGAACTGCGAGTCCGCGGCGACCTGCGGATTCGCCCTGCATCGCTTCGACGCCACCTATCCCGAACAGCCCGACGGCAACGCCTACCCGCCCCGGTGCTCCAGCGGGCTGCCCGCGGGCACGTACGTGATCGATGACGTGGCATCGGACGTCACCCCGGCCGGATCGTCCGGGCGCAGCTGCGGGGCGACGACCTCGCCCGGCACCTTCGGCTTCACCTTCACGGCAGACGGCGCCAACTACCCGGGCAAGATCGACACCCATCAGATCGGGGCCGGATACGGCAACCACTTCTGGTTCTCGCACACCAGGAACCAGTCGACCTCGGAGGGGGCCCGGATGCGCACGACCGGCACCTGGACCCTGACCAACGGAATGACCGGCTGGGCCCGGGTCTGGGTGCACATCCCCGACCACGGAGCCCACACCCGTCAGGCCTCCTACACGATCTCCGGGACCAACAGCACCAGCCCGGTGCGGGTGCACCCGCAGCGTGTCGGGGAGAACAAGTGGGTCTCCCTCGGGGTGTTCCAGTTCACGTCCACCCCGAAGGTCTCACTCTCCACGCACGCGGCCGACGGCAACGGGTCCGAGGACGTCGCATGGGACGCCGCCGGCTTCCAGCCGTTGTCGGGCAAGCCCAGGGACATGGTCGTCGCGATGGGCGACTCCTACTCCTCGGGTGAGGGCGCCTCGGCCGCGGGCGGCGTCGACTACTACAGGGAGACCAACTACCGCGACCCCAACAACCCCTCGACCCGCAACGCCTGCCACCGCTCGACCGAGGCGTGGTCCCGGCAGGCCACGATCCCGGGCCGTTCGGCGTCCGTGGGCTCCCTGGACGACAACCGGTCCGCAGCCATGGACTACCACCTGATCGCCTGCTCCGGCGCCCGTACCTACAACATCGCGAGCGTCGGCGAGAACGGCGAACTGCCCCAGCTCTCCAAGGGCTACCTCGACCAGAACACCACGCTGGTGACCATCTCCGTCGGCGGCAACGACGCCAGGTTCGCCTACATCATCCAGAAGTGCATCTTCGGTGGCATCGGCTGGCCGACGCTGTGCCAGAACCAGAAGTTCGAGGACGCCGACTCCCATGTGGACGACGCGGCCTACCAGGGGCTGGACATCGGCGTGGCCGCCGAACGCCTCGCCAAGGAGCGGGTGCGGCCGGCCATCACCGACGCCCTGGAGAAAATCCAGGCGAAGGCCCCCAACGCCAAGATCGTCCTGATGGGGTACCCGCCGCTGCTCGAGGGGGCGGGGCAGTGCATCCCCGGCATCGGCACCGAGGAAGCTCCCTGGCTGAACAGCATGGCCAGTACCCTCGCCACCGAGATGCAGGGCGCCGTGGACGATGCCAAGGCCGCCGGCGTCAAGGCCTGGTTCTCCGACCCCGCCCAGGACTTCGCGGGCAAGGCCGTCTGCGGTGACCCCGAACAGGTCCACGGCATCGTGCTGGACCTGGTGGAGAGCGACGAGCCACAGATCGACTGGCCGATCCTGGAACTCGGGACCTCCGCCCAGTCGTTCCACCCGAAGGTGGGAGGAGCCCGGTTGTACGCGGACTCCCTCGAGCGGACCATGCAGGGCATGGGCCTCTGA